In the genome of Candoia aspera isolate rCanAsp1 chromosome 1, rCanAsp1.hap2, whole genome shotgun sequence, one region contains:
- the MMADHC gene encoding cobalamin trafficking protein CblD, whose amino-acid sequence MEMATVLCNRARLVTYLPGFYSLVRRVVTPKTFSTAGSSGSDEPSIATPPPDICPKTVWPDEVMGPFGPQDQRFQLPGNIGFDCHLDGTAFQKTRQVHKKLPDILMEPLASERHEFVVAQYVNEFQSNNAVNKQDIANAKSYFETAKVECAIQACPELLRRDFESMFPDVVSNNITVLTVTQKTVNDMTAWSEEVENEREVLIENFINGAKEICYALCSEGYWADFIDPTSGLAFFGPYTNNTLFETDERYRQLGFLVEDLGCCKVIRHNLWGTHVLVGSIFTNATPDSPIMKKLRGN is encoded by the exons ATGGAAATGGCCACT GTACTTTGTAACAGAGCTAGACTGGTGACATACCTGCCAGGATTTTATTCTTTGGTTAGAAGGGTTGTAACACCCAAGACTTTTTCCACAGCAGGATCATCTGGCTCAGATGAGCCTTCTATTGCTACTCCGCCTCCTGACATAT GTCCAAAAACTGTGTGGCCAGATGAAGTAATGGGACCTTTTGGTCCCCAGGACCAAAGATTTCAGCTACCTGGTAACATAGGTTTTGACTGTCATCTAGATGGTACAGCATTTCAGAAGACAAGACAAGTTCATAAAAAACTGCCTGATATATTAATGGAACCCTTGGCAAGTGAAAGGCATGAATTTGTGGTGGCTCAGTATGTCAATGAGTTCCAG agCAATAATGCTGTCAATAAACAGGACATtgccaatgctaaaagttatttTGAAACTGCAAAAGTAGAATGTGCGATACAAGCATGCCCAGAACTGTTGCGCAGAG ATTTTGAGTCAATGTTTCCAGACGTTGTTTCCAATAACATAACAGTACTAACAGTAACACAGAAAACTGTAAATGACATGACTGCATGGAGTGAAGAGGTAGAAAATGAGCGAGAAGTCCTCATCGAAAAT ttTATCAACGGTGCCAAGGAAATTTGCTATGCTTTGTGTTCCGAAGGCTATTGGGCAGATTTTATTGACCCAACTTCAGGATTAGCA ttCTTTGGCCCTTATACCAACAACACTCTTTTTGAAACGGATGAACGCTACCGCCAGTTAGGATTTCTTGTGGAAGACCTAGGCTGCTGTAAAGTTATTCGGCATAATCTCTGGGGAACTCATGTTCTAGTTGGAAGCATATTTACCAATGCTACCCCGGACAGCCCTATCATGAAGAAACTTCGTGGCAATTAA